In Glycine max cultivar Williams 82 chromosome 7, Glycine_max_v4.0, whole genome shotgun sequence, a single window of DNA contains:
- the LOC100788710 gene encoding uncharacterized protein isoform X1, producing the protein MSLIHIDTVCFSFYFISYYFGGSQTIAYFNAPRFTIFLGCCSNSCSEAMGRATRWVKSLFGIRKEKEKKQNFKCGEAKSMEFCCSESTSNSRVLCHNPGTITPNLSQAEAAWLQSFYTEKDQNKHAIAVAAATAAAADAAMAAAQAAVAVVRLTSQGRGGTMFGVGPEMWAAIKIQTVFRGYLARKALRALKGLVKLQALVRGYLVRKQATATLHSMQALVRAQATIRSHKSRRLMTTKNEAYRSQIRARRSMERFDDTKSEYAVPIHSRRVSSYFDATINNNSVDGIPKIVEVDTFTPKSRNRRTVSDFGDEPSLQALSNRTPTRLSIPDQRNFQDSEWGLTGEECRFSSTAQSTPRFTNSCSCGSVAVPMTPKSVCTDNLFFLRQYGNFPNYMASTQSFKAKLRSHSAPKQRPEPGPRKRISLNEMMESRSSLSGVRMQRSCSQVQEVISFKNAVMGKLQKST; encoded by the exons ATGTCTCTCATTCACATTGACActgtttgcttttctttttatttcatttcttattattttggaGGGTCTCAAACAATTGCATATTTTAACGCCCCACGTTTCACCATATTTTTAGGTTGTTGCTCTAATTCTTGCAGTGAGGCTATGGGGAGAGCCACTAGGTGGGTGAAGAGTTTGTTTggaataagaaaagagaaagagaagaaacaaaACTTCAAGTGTGGAGAGGCTAAAAGCATGGAATTCTGTTGTTCTGAGAGTACTagtaattcaagagttttgtgtCACAATCCAGGGACTATAACCCCCAACCTTTCTCAAGCTGAGGCTGCTTGGTTACAATCCTTCTACACAGAGAAGGACCAAAACAAGCACGCCATCGCCGTTGCTGCTGCCACGGCAGCAGCAGCTGATGCTGCCATGGCAGCAGCACAGGCTGCAGTGGCGGTTGTTAGGCTCACCAGCCAAGGAAGGGGTGGCACCATGTTTGGGGTTGGACCTGAGATGTGGGCTGCCATCAAGATTCAAACAGTGTTTAGAGGATACCTG GCAAGGAAGGCACTGAGGGCATTAAAAGGATTGGTGAAGTTGCAGGCACTTGTCAGAGGGTATTTAGTGAGGAAGCAAGCAACAGCAACCTTGCATAGTATGCAGGCTCTTGTTAGAGCTCAAGCTACTATTCGGTCCCACAAATCTCGCAGGCTCATGACCACAAAGAATGAAGCATATAGATCTCAAATTAGAGCAAGAAGATCCATG GAGAGGTTTGATGACACTAAGAGTGAGTATGCAGTTCCAATCCACAGTAGAAGGGTATCATCTTATTTTGATGCTACAATTAACAACAACAGTGTTGATGGGATCCCCAAAATAGTGGAAGTGGACACTTTCACGCCTAAGTCAAGGAATAGAAGGACAGTATCAGATTTTGGTGATGAACCATCACTTCAAGCACTTTCAAACAGAACCCCTACGCGTTTGTCCATACCAGACCAAAGGAATTTTCAGGACTCTGAATGGGGGTTAACAGGAGAAGAGTGCAGATTCTCCTCTACAGCACAAAGCACTCCACGCTTCACAAATTCTTGTAGCTGTGGCTCAGTTGCAGTACCTATGACACCAAAGAGTGTGTGCACTGATAACTTGttcttcctaaggcagtatggGAATTTTCCAAACTACATGGCTAGTACTCAGTCTTTTAAGGCCAAATTGAGGTCTCATAGTGCTCCAAAGCAACGGCCAGAACCTGGTCCAAGGAAGAGGATTTCCCTCAATGAAATGATGGAGTCTAGGAGTAGCTTGAGTGGGGTTAGAATGCAGAGGTCTTGTTCACAGGTTCAAGAAGTCATTAGTTTCAAGAACGCTGTGATGGGGAAGCTTCAGAAATCCACATAA
- the LOC100788710 gene encoding protein IQ-DOMAIN 14 isoform X2 has protein sequence MGRATRWVKSLFGIRKEKEKKQNFKCGEAKSMEFCCSESTSNSRVLCHNPGTITPNLSQAEAAWLQSFYTEKDQNKHAIAVAAATAAAADAAMAAAQAAVAVVRLTSQGRGGTMFGVGPEMWAAIKIQTVFRGYLARKALRALKGLVKLQALVRGYLVRKQATATLHSMQALVRAQATIRSHKSRRLMTTKNEAYRSQIRARRSMERFDDTKSEYAVPIHSRRVSSYFDATINNNSVDGIPKIVEVDTFTPKSRNRRTVSDFGDEPSLQALSNRTPTRLSIPDQRNFQDSEWGLTGEECRFSSTAQSTPRFTNSCSCGSVAVPMTPKSVCTDNLFFLRQYGNFPNYMASTQSFKAKLRSHSAPKQRPEPGPRKRISLNEMMESRSSLSGVRMQRSCSQVQEVISFKNAVMGKLQKST, from the exons ATGGGGAGAGCCACTAGGTGGGTGAAGAGTTTGTTTggaataagaaaagagaaagagaagaaacaaaACTTCAAGTGTGGAGAGGCTAAAAGCATGGAATTCTGTTGTTCTGAGAGTACTagtaattcaagagttttgtgtCACAATCCAGGGACTATAACCCCCAACCTTTCTCAAGCTGAGGCTGCTTGGTTACAATCCTTCTACACAGAGAAGGACCAAAACAAGCACGCCATCGCCGTTGCTGCTGCCACGGCAGCAGCAGCTGATGCTGCCATGGCAGCAGCACAGGCTGCAGTGGCGGTTGTTAGGCTCACCAGCCAAGGAAGGGGTGGCACCATGTTTGGGGTTGGACCTGAGATGTGGGCTGCCATCAAGATTCAAACAGTGTTTAGAGGATACCTG GCAAGGAAGGCACTGAGGGCATTAAAAGGATTGGTGAAGTTGCAGGCACTTGTCAGAGGGTATTTAGTGAGGAAGCAAGCAACAGCAACCTTGCATAGTATGCAGGCTCTTGTTAGAGCTCAAGCTACTATTCGGTCCCACAAATCTCGCAGGCTCATGACCACAAAGAATGAAGCATATAGATCTCAAATTAGAGCAAGAAGATCCATG GAGAGGTTTGATGACACTAAGAGTGAGTATGCAGTTCCAATCCACAGTAGAAGGGTATCATCTTATTTTGATGCTACAATTAACAACAACAGTGTTGATGGGATCCCCAAAATAGTGGAAGTGGACACTTTCACGCCTAAGTCAAGGAATAGAAGGACAGTATCAGATTTTGGTGATGAACCATCACTTCAAGCACTTTCAAACAGAACCCCTACGCGTTTGTCCATACCAGACCAAAGGAATTTTCAGGACTCTGAATGGGGGTTAACAGGAGAAGAGTGCAGATTCTCCTCTACAGCACAAAGCACTCCACGCTTCACAAATTCTTGTAGCTGTGGCTCAGTTGCAGTACCTATGACACCAAAGAGTGTGTGCACTGATAACTTGttcttcctaaggcagtatggGAATTTTCCAAACTACATGGCTAGTACTCAGTCTTTTAAGGCCAAATTGAGGTCTCATAGTGCTCCAAAGCAACGGCCAGAACCTGGTCCAAGGAAGAGGATTTCCCTCAATGAAATGATGGAGTCTAGGAGTAGCTTGAGTGGGGTTAGAATGCAGAGGTCTTGTTCACAGGTTCAAGAAGTCATTAGTTTCAAGAACGCTGTGATGGGGAAGCTTCAGAAATCCACATAA
- the LOC100817924 gene encoding probable pectinesterase 53, with product MSNLHCMFILLAVLVLLLQNSSRIHCHTKGIRPRRSAGKVLSTNMTRVHYSEQQFMKWVNFVGSLKHSVFKSAKNKLVASYTLHVDKNPNAGDFTSIQEAIDSLPFINLVRVVIKVHAGVYTEKVNIPPLKSYITIEGADADKTIVKWGDTAQTPGSNGRPLGTYGSATFAVNSPYFLAKNITFQNTTPVPAPGAVGKQAVALRISADTAAFVGCKFLGAQDTLYDHLGRHFYKDCYIEGSVDFIFGNSLSLFEGCHVHAIAQNTGAVTAQGRSSMLEDTGFSFVNCKVTGSGALYLGRAWGPFSRVVFAYTYMENIIIPKGWYNWGDPNREMTVFYGQYKCTGLGASFAGRVPWSRELTDEEATPFLSLSFVDGTEWIKV from the exons ATGTCAAACTTGCATTGCATGTTCATCTTGTTAGCagttcttgttcttcttctgcAAAATTCCAGCAGAATACATTGTCATACCAAGGGAATTAGACCAAGACGTTCTGCAGGTAAAGTGTTATCGACCAACATGACTAGAGTGCATTATTCTGAACAGCAATTCATGAAATGGGTGAATTTTGTTGGTTCCCTCAAACACTCAGTTTTTAAGTCAGCTAAAAATAAGCTTGTGGCTTCTTACACTTTGCACGTTGATAAGAATCCTAATGCTGGAGATTTTACCTCAATTCAAGAAGCCATTGATTCCCTTCCATTCATCAATCTTGTGAGAGTGGTCATTAAAGTCCATGCAGGGGTCTACAC GGAGAAAGTTAACATTCCTCCTTTGAAATCCTACATAACAATAGAAGGAGCTGATGCAGATAAAACCATTGTTAAATGGGGTGACACTGCTCAAACACCTGGCTCAAATGGGAGGCCACTAGGAACCTATGGTTCAGCAACTTTTGCTGTGAATTCACCTTATTTCCTTGCCAAGAACATCACATTCCAa AACACAACTCCTGTTCCTGCACCAGGAGCAGTTGGAAAGCAAGCGGTTGCATTAAGGATTTCAGCAGACACAGCAGCATTTGTAGGCTGCAAATTCTTAGGAGCACAAGACACACTTTATGATCATTTGGGCAGACATTTCTATAAGGATTGTTACATCGAAGGCTCTGTTGATTTCATATTTGGCAACTCTCTCTCACTGTTTGAG GGATGTCACGTGCATGCCATAGCACAGAATACAGGGGCCGTAACAGCTCAAGGAAGGAGTAGTATGTTGGAGGACACGGGGTTCTCATTTGTGAACTGCAAGGTCACGGGATCAGGGGCACTATACCTTGGAAGGGCTTGGGGACCCTTTTCTCGCGTGGTCTTTGCCTACACATATATGGAAAACATCATCATTCCCAAAGGCTGGTATAACTGGGGTGATCCTAACCGTGAAAT GACTGTATTCTACGGGCAGTACAAATGCACAGGACTTGGAGCAAGCTTTGCAGGGAGAGTACCATGGTCGAGAGAGCTTACTGACGAGGAAGCTACACCTTTTCTTTCACTTAGCTTTGTTGATGGAACCGAATGGATCAAAGTGTAG